Below is a window of Candidatus Caldatribacterium sp. DNA.
GTTTCAGAAGGGAACCGTTCTCCTTGAGCCCCAACGATGGTCGAAGCTCCGTAAGGAGAACAACCTGTGACTACATCAAGGCGAGTCTGCGAAGCGAAAGTATAGGGAAGGCCAACAAGAACCATACCGTGGTGGAGAAGCGTTACCATGGCAGTAAGAATGGTTGTCTCTTGTCCCCCGTGCTGTGTCGCAGAGCTCGTCATGATCCCTGCTGGTTTTCCCACAAGTGTTCCCTTGGCCCAGAGTGGACCAGTACTGTCAAGGAATGCCCGCATTTGAGCACACATATTCCCGAAGCGTGTAGGAATACCGAGGAGAAGTCCATCGGCTGCTTCGAGATCTTCAAGCCTTGCGATAGGGACATGGGCAAAAGCCTCCTGTGCTTTGGCTATCCCCGTGGCCTGAAGGACTTCCTGAGGAAGAGTT
It encodes the following:
- the wrbA gene encoding NAD(P)H:quinone oxidoreductase; this encodes MSTQILILYYSAYGHMHRMCEAAKEGAESVEGVTALLRRVPETLPQEVLQATGIAKAQEAFAHVPIARLEDLEAADGLLLGIPTRFGNMCAQMRAFLDSTGPLWAKGTLVGKPAGIMTSSATQHGGQETTILTAMVTLLHHGMVLVGLPYTFASQTRLDVVTGCSPYGASTIVGAQGERFPSETELEGARYQGKYLAMLAKALREKREWILSHLREQRRS